One genomic region from Prunus persica cultivar Lovell chromosome G3, Prunus_persica_NCBIv2, whole genome shotgun sequence encodes:
- the LOC18784070 gene encoding probable E3 ubiquitin-protein ligase XERICO, which produces MGLSSLPAPSEGVLCVLLVNTALSISIVKGIIRSVLHVVGIRLSSSSSSTSSSASSPPSTDSTEIASESFEFHLSPSASCIEEIRSRIPAIRFDTVCSFKQPEHECPVCLSEFEPESEINHLSCGHLFHKTCLEKWLNYWNITCPLCRTPLMPGEDTPCVW; this is translated from the coding sequence ATGGGACTCTCAAGTCTACCAGCTCCATCAGAAGGAGTTCTATGTGTGCTTTTAGTAAACACAGCCCTGTCAATCTCCATTGTCAAAGGCATAATCCGATCAGTCCTGCATGTAGTTGGTATCCGtctctcatcatcatcatcctcaacGTCGTCCTCAGCATCGTCACCCCCATCAACAGACTCCACTGAAATCGCCTCAGAATCATTTGAGTTCCATCTCAGTCCATCGGCTAGTTGCATCGAGGAGATCAGGAGCCGAATCCCAGCAATTCGGTTTGACACTGTGTGTAGTTTCAAGCAGCCAGAACATGAATGCCCAGTTTGCCTGTCTGAGTTTGAGCCCGAATCAGAGATAAACCACTTGTCTTGCGGCCATCTTTTCCACAAAACTTGCTTGGAAAAGTGGTTGAACTACTGGAACATTACATGCCCTCTTTGTAGGACTCCTTTAATGCCTGGGGAGGACACACCCTGCGTTTGGTGA
- the LOC18781800 gene encoding ribonuclease E/G-like protein, chloroplastic isoform X2 — protein MASLLRCPCSTEALEARRLMDVPEAHARPRRHNHLLAQRTHFSSWPVSLRFLSPYICHHIPLRNEFRFTLCMAKHSSFLRSPMMSMERGKSNAVVKGMCKIVWTIEADLAAGEFLYITGDPTILGCWEPEIAILMSPTEHTNLWKAEVRISGGVNFKYNYFIKREMWPPSDIIWRPGPEFSLSVPLPVKQGGRIGVRDSWMRPDTTMSPIISWGSWIEEAYLPIPPLFSAPARDEDEIMKYLKSDIIEPKPVLNLPMEKRMLYSDRELTASATHKGFISNTDILELNPSLNEPMEDNVYSDGDRIVNTSQRGLISNSFSTERYHPIEEPWLLQSPLFFLVSNDKMGSDMSKKNGGMKDCVANLDNTGQSLPEERNNLISNEPVSTIILINSSICTMQRIALLEYGKLVELLLEPVKSTVQCDSVYLGVVTKLVPHMGGAFVNIGSSRPSLMDIKQNREPFIFPPFRRTKKMEANGYMLDDRVNAYGNERMPLDYEVTDDIIEINSQDDFVKSIYDVDDDDDDDEHEIEDEFDVSYVKENVNGSMLDTGDVGNDYLKGDTSAIPVAINGSSSSQMSHLQNKKNDANIIANEKKWARVQKGTKVLVQVVKEGLGSKGPTLTAYPKLKSRFWILLTRCDRIGISKKIGGVERTRLKVIAKTLQPLGFGLTVRTVAAGHSLEELQKDLEGLVSTWKSITEHAKSAALAADEGVAGTIPVILHRAMGQTLSVVQDYFNETVEKMVVDSPRTYHEVTSYLQEIAPDLCDRVELYNKRIPLFDEFNIEEEINNMLSKRVPLAKGGSLVIEQTEALVSVDVNGGHGMFGQGTSQEKAILEVNLAAAKQYLFDRENCVSDCKGVTTERYRWHNCGRFH, from the exons ATGGCATCTCTGCTTCGCTGTCCCTGCTCCACTGAAGCACTGGAGGCTAGGCGGCTCATGGACGTTCCTGAAGCTCATGCTCGTCCTCGGCGCCACAACCATCTTCTCGCCCAACGAACCCACTTCTCCTCTTGGCCCGTGAGCCTGAGATTTCTATCGCC GTACATATGCCATCACATACCCCTCAGAAATGAATTCAGATTCACTCTTTGTATGGCGAAGCATAGTTCGTTCCTAAGATCCCCTATGATGTCCATGGAGAGAG GAAAGTCAAATGCTGTTGTTAAAGGAATGTGCAAGATAGTCTGGACTATAGAGGCTGATCTGGCAGCTGGTGAGTTTCTGTACATAACTGGGGATCCTACTATTCTTGGCTGCTGGGAACCGGAGATTGCTATACTAATGTCTCCTACAGAACATACGAACTTATGGAAGGCTGAAGTCAGG ATTTCTGGTGGTGTAAATTTCAAGTATAACTATTTTATAAAGAGAGAAATGTGGCCTCCATCTGACATCATTTGGAGACCTGGACCTGAATTCTCTCTATCAGTACCCCTACCTGTCAAACAAGGTGGAAGAATTGGAGTGAGGGATTCATGGATGAGGCCCGATACCACAATGTCTCCAATTATTTCGTGGGGGTCATGGATAGAGGAGGCATATCTTCCAATACCACCTTTATTCTCAGCTCCAGCTAGAG ATGAAGATGAGATTATGAAATACCTTAAAAGTGATATAATAGAACCAAAGCCAGTCTTAAATCTTCCTATGGAGAAGCGCATGTTATACTCTGATAGAGAACTTACTGCAAGTGCTACCCACAAGGGCTTCATTTCCAATACTGACATACTAGAGTTGAACCCATCTTTAAATGAACCTATGGAGGATAACGTGTACTCTGATGGCGACCGTATAGTGAATACCAGTCAGAGGGGGTTAATTTCTAATAGTTTTTCAACTGAAAGATATCATCCTATTGAGGAACCCTGGTTACTCCAATCacctctcttctttcttgtgTCCAACGATAAGATGGGTTCTGATATGTCCAAAAAGAATGGCGGCATGAAAGATTGTGTGGCAAATTTGGACAACACAGGACAATCGTTGcctgaagaaagaaataatctAATTTCGAATGAACCTGTGTCTACCATTATACTGATTAATTCTTCTATATGTACCATGCAAAGGATAGCTCTACTGGAATATGGGAAATTGGTTGAGTTACTACTGGAACCCGTTAAAAGTACAGTCCAGTGTGATAGTGTGTATCTAGGGGTGGTTACAAAACTTGTCCCCCATATGGGTGGTGCATTTGTAAATATTGGGAGTTCTAGACCCTCACTAATGGACATTAAACAAAACAGAGAACCATTCATATTCCCGCCATTCCGTAGGACAAAGAAAATGGAAGCCAATGGTTATATGCTTGATGATCGCGTGAATGCATATGGAAATGAACGCATGCCACTTGATTACGAAGTGACTGACGACATCATTGAAATCAACTCTCAGGATGATTTTGTAAAATCCATTTAcgatgttgatgatgatgatgatgatgatgaacatGAAATTGAGGATGAATTTGATGTTTCATATGTTAAGGAAAACGTGAATGGTAGTATGCTCGACACTGGTGATGTGGGAAATGATTATCTAAAAGGTGACACCAGTGCTATTCCTGTTGCCATAAATGGTTCTAGCAGTTCTCAAATGTCTCACCTCCAAAATAAGAAGAATGATGCAAATATTATCGCTAATGAGAAAAAGTGGGCTCGAGTTCAGAAAGGCACCAAAGTTCTTGTACAAGTTGTCAAAGAGGGGTTGGGTTCAAAAGGTCCCACActgactgcttatccaaaattgaaAAGCAGATTCTGG ATATTATTAACTCGTTGTGATAGAATTGGAATCTCCAAAAAAATTGGCGGTGTTGAGCGTACACGATTAAAAGTCATAGCAAAAACTTTGCAGCCTCTGGGTTTTGGTTTGACTGTAAGGACTGTTGCTGCTGGCCATTCTTTAGAGGAGCTGCAAAAGGATTTGGAAGGTCTAGTTTCAacttggaaaagtattacggAACATGCAAAATCTGCAGCACTTGCTGCAGATGAAGGTGTGGCAGGGACCATTCCTGTTATTCTACACCGGGCAATGGGTCAGACGCTTTCAGTTGTCCAGGATTATTTTAATGAGACG GTTGAGAAAATGGTTGTTGACTCTCCAAGGACATATCATGAG GTTACCAGTTACCTTCAGGAGATTGCCCCTGATCTTTGTGATCGAGTTGAGTTGTACAACAAAAGAATTCCTCTTTTTGATGAATTTAACATCGAAGAAGAGATCAACAACATGCTTAGTAAAAG GGTTCCACTTGCTAAGGGAGGCTCTTTAGTGATCGAGCAAACTGAGGCACTAGTCTCTGTCGATGTGAATGGAGGACATGGGATGTTTGGTCAAGGGACTTCACAGGAGAAAGCTATtttagaagtcaaccttgcaGCTGCTAAACAA TACTTGTTTGACAGAGAAAACTGTGTTTCAGATTGCAAGGGAGTTACGACTGAGAGATATCGGTGGCATAATTGTGGTAGATTTCATTGA